A window from Dermacentor albipictus isolate Rhodes 1998 colony chromosome 10, USDA_Dalb.pri_finalv2, whole genome shotgun sequence encodes these proteins:
- the LOC135902711 gene encoding putative nuclease HARBI1: MAAFVVCLAAAAAAARLCGRGRREPEDAFDMPDDQFRRHFRLKKETVRWLCDEVAEELGGVRTSALSVERQVLCALRFFATGSFQASVGSEETIGVTQPAVSKCVRRVAEAIVHAGARNKWVHFPRTSEEKAAVKEGFLRRGSIPGVIGCVDGSLIAIIAPKGEQKAAFMCRKGYYALNTMFICDAGMRILAIDPLRPGSDHDAHVWRTTWLRRRFLEGHIAKAGEHLLGDSGYPLEPWLLTPVTGHPPVHTAEGRYNTAHAAMRSVVERCIGLLKSRFRCLQRYRALHYQPERAANIVAACAVLHNLCLDEGDVLSDDVSDDSSNSSSDDESGNPSPQRVPRVRAARMMYMRGCAARDNVISSFGTTRQQHQRYLQRVRRRLRRQQHRQQQ, encoded by the exons atggcGGCCTTCGTGGTTtgtttggcggcggcggcggcggcggctcgtcTGTGCGGGCGCGGGAGGAGAGAGCCCGAGGATGCGTTTGACATGCCAGACGATCAGTTTCGGCGGCACTTTCGCctgaagaaagaaactgtgcggtggctgtgcgaCGAAGTGGCGGAGGAACTCGGAGGCGTGAGAACTTCAGCGCTGTCGGTGGAGCGGCAAGTGTTGTGCGCGTTGCGATTCTTCGCAACGGGCAGCTTTCAGGCCTCGgtagggagcgaggagacgatcggcgtgacccagcctgcggtcagcaagtgtgtgcgacgcgtggcggaggcaatcgtccacgccggggcccgcaacaagtgggtccattTCCCGAGGACGTCGGAGGAGAAGGCGGCCGTGAAGGAAGGGTTCCTTCGACGCGGCTCCATTCCCGGCGTCATCGGATGCGTGGACGGCAGCCTGATAGCCATCATCGCACCGAAGGGCGAGCAGAAGGCGGCATTCATGTGCCGCAAAGGGTACTACGCCCTCAACACAATGTTC atctgcgacgcaggCATGCGGATCCTCGCCATCGACCCTCTGCGACCGGGGTCAGACCACGACGCCCACGTCTGGAGAACTACGTGGTTGCGTCGTCGGTTCCTGGAGGGGCATATTGCCAAGGCCGGCGAACACCTCCTCG GTGACAGCGGCTACCCCCTGGAACCATGGCTCCTGACCCCAGTCACAGGCCACCCTCCCGTACACACTGCAGAAGGCAGgtacaacactgcacatgctgccatGCGGTCCGTAGTGGAGCGGTGCATTGGGCTTCTGAAGAGCCGCTTTCGCTGCCTTCAGCGGTACCGCGCCCTCCACTACCAACCAGAGCGCGCTGCCAACATCGTTGCCGCATGTGCAGTGTTGCACAACTTGTGTCTTGATGAAGGTGACGTGTTGTCGGATGATGTTAGTgatgacagcagcaacagcagcagtgacgATGAAAGTGGCAACCCCTCCCCACAGAGAGTTCCCCGAGTGAGGGCAGCACGCATGATGTACATGAGAGGCTGTGCTGCCCGGGATAATGTTATTAGCTCATTTGGCACGACACGGCAGCAGCACCAGCGATACCTGCAAAGGGTGCGAAGGCGGCTGCGACGACAGCAGCACCGACAGCAGCAATAA